In Vigna unguiculata cultivar IT97K-499-35 chromosome 3, ASM411807v1, whole genome shotgun sequence, a single genomic region encodes these proteins:
- the LOC114178851 gene encoding zinc finger CCCH domain-containing protein 12, with translation MDYARDGNVVQIITGGGGGGESWSGDQADWATEDEYRYWNNNNNGDAESTPSNSNYESRSEPPSKKSRNSQDGSSNRSKAIGKMFFKTKLCCKFRAGTCPYITNCNFAHSIEELRRPPPNWQEIVAAHEEEKAVMAEPREEFQIPTVGSSTFAGDTMQRSYKGRHCKKFYTEEGCPYGDSCTFLHDEQSKNRESVAISLGPGGYAGGGGGSGAGGSGAGGGSGNGGGGGSGGANAAGNGANSKPSNWKTRICNKWEMTGYCPFGNKCHFAHGATELHRYGGGLMEGESRDAASVVGSDTNKGAATKASADNVVAAVTPVAHSDVYHIGVPSQRPSIVIQRPGQRTHQKWKGPDKISRIYGDWIDDIE, from the exons ATGGATTACGCTCGAGATGGGAACGTGGTTCAAATAATCACGGGCGGTGGCGGAGGAGGAGAGAGCTGGTCCGGCGATCAAGCTGATTGGGCAACGGAGGATGAGTACCGGTATtggaacaacaacaacaacggAGACGCGGAATCGACGCCGTCGAACTCGAATTACGAATCGCGGTCGGAGCCGCCTAGCAAAAAGTCCCGGAATTCGCAGGATGGGAGCTCAAACCGGTCAAAGGCTATAGGGAAAATGTTCTTCAAGACGAAACTGTGCTGCAAGTTCAGGGCAGGAACCTGCCCTTACATCACCAACTGCAATTTTGCCCACAGCATTGAGGAGCTCCGCCGCCCGCCACCAAATTGGCAGGAGATTGTGGCGGCACACGAGGAGGAGAAGGCAGTGATGGCAGAGCCAAGGGAGGAGTTTCAGATTCCCACTGTGGGGTCTTCCACATTTGCAGGGGATACGATGCAGAGGTCCTACAAGGGAAGGCATTGTAAGAAGTTTTACACTGAGGAAGGGTGTCCCTATGGGGATAGTTGCACCTTCCTTCATGATGAACAATCAAAGAACCGAGAGAGTGTTGCTATAAGTTTAGGCCCGGGGGGTTAtgctggtggtggtggcggAAGCGGTGCCGGTGGTAGTGGTGCTGGCGGTGGAAGTGgaaatggtggtggtggtggtagtggtggtgctAATGCTGCTGGGAATGGAGCTAATTCGAAGCCCTCTAATTGGAAAACCAGGATTTGCAATAAATGGGAGATGACAGGGTATTGCCCCTTTGGCAACAAATGCCATTTTGCTCACGGTGCCACAG AGTTGCACAGATATGGAGGGGGGCTTATGGAAGGAGAAAGCAGAGATGCTGCTTCTGTGGTTGGCAGTGACACGAACAAAGGAGCAGCAACAAAAGCTTCTGCTGACAACGTTGTTGCTGCTGTTACTCCTGTCGCCCATTCTGATGTGTACCATATTGGAGTCCCTTCACAAAGGCCTTCCATTGTGATTCAGAGGCCAGGGCAGAGAACTCATCAGAAGTGGAAAGGTCCAGATAAAATCAGTAGGATATACGGTGATTGGATTGATGACATTGAATA